The Pantoea trifolii nucleotide sequence GGATTAACCGCCTGCACCTTCTCGCCTTTCAATACTTTATCGGCAGTCTGCACGCCAATCACACCAATCTTGTCTGGCATCTGAGCCACAGTGGCGGTCAGTTTACCTGATTCGACAGCTTTCACACCGTCAGCGGTGCCGTCAAAGCCCACCACCAGCACGTCGGTTTTACCGGCGGTTTGCAGTGCACGCAGCGCGCCCAGCGCCATTTCGTCGTTCTGAGCGAAGACGGCCTGCACATCCGGATGTCCCTGTAGCAGGTTCTGCATCACGTTCAGACCTTTAGTACGGTCGAAGTCAGCAGGCTGGCTCGCCAGGATGTTGAATTTGTGCGCATCGGCTGCCTGTTTGAAGCCTTCGCCACGCTCGCGCGCCGCAGACGTACCGGCAATACCTTGCAGCTCAATAATCTTCGCGCCATCACCCAGTTTTTTGGCGATGAAGTCACCGGCCATTTTGCCGCCGAAACGGTTGTCAGACGCCACGTGGCTCACCACGGTGCCTTGTGCTGCCACGCGGTCCAGCGTGATCACCGGAATGTTCGCCTGGTTCGCCATCTTCACGGCGTTACCCACCGCATCAGAATCGGTTGGGTTGATCAGCAAAAGCTTGGTGCCACGCACCGTCAGATCCTGCACGTTCGCCAGCTCTTTCGCCGGGTTGTTCTGCGAATCCAGCACCACGAGGTTATAACCCAGTTGGTCAGCTTCTTTCTGTGCGCCATCTTTCAGAGACACAAAGAACGGATTATTCAGGGTTGAAACCACCAGAGCAATGGTGTCCTTTGCCATCGCGCCAGCACTAAGGGTGGCGCCAAGAATGACGGCCAATGCAGTTAACTTTTTCATTTTTAAATCCTGTGTGAAGGTCAGAGTTATTTACTGCTTTTGTTATCCACCAGCACCGCTAGCAGAATGACGACGGCTTTAACAATCATTTGGTAGTAAGACGATACGCCCATCAGATTCAGGCCGTTGTTCAGGAAACCGAGGATCAATGCACCAATCAGCGTGCCCATGATGCGGCCTTTACCGCCCGCCAGGCTGGTACCGCCCAGCACCACCGCCGCGATCGCATCCAGTTCATAACCGGTGCCCGCGGTAGGTTGAGCGGAAGAGAGACGCGCCACTTCGATGGTGCCCGCCAATGCCGCCAGCAGGCCGCACAGCGAATAAACGATGATTTTGACGCGATTAACGTTGATACCCGACAAACGCGTCGCCGCTTCGTTGCCACCTAACGCATAGATGTAACGACCAAGGCGCGTGTGATGCAGCATGTACCACGCCAGACCAAATACCGCGACCATCAGCCACACCGGCGTAGGGATGCCCAGCGGACGACCGATACCGAACCAGCCAAACAGATCGGCGTTATCGTTGAAACCGGTATTGATCGGGCTGCCGTTGGTGTAAACCATGGTGACGCCGCGCAGCAGCAGCATCATCACCAGCGTGGCAATGAAAGCCTGCACCTTGCCGCGCGCCACAATCACGCCGGTAATACCGCCAATCGCCGCCCCCAACGCCAGCGAAGCCGCAACGGCCACCAGCGCATTCACCTCTAATCCGACGATCGATGCCGCCACCGCGCCAGTCAGCGCCAGCAGCGAGCCCACTGAAAGATCAATGCCCGAAGTCAGAATCACCAGCGTCATGCCAACCGCCATAATGGCGTTGACCGACGTCTGCTGCAGAATGTTGAACATGTTGGCCAGCGTAAAGAAGTTCGGGCTCTGGCTGGCAACCACGGCGATCAACACGATCAATGCAATCAGTGATTTCTGCTCCAGCAGCCAGGCTTTGCTGAACCAACGGCGGCTGGCGGGTAAGGTTTGGGTGCTCATACAACTAACTCCTCGCTGTGTTGCTTACCGACTGCCGCCGCCATCAGGGATTCCTGGGTAGCTTGCTCACGGGAAAATTCGCCACTCAGATGGCCTTCATGCATCACTACGATGCGGTCGCTCATGCCAAGCACTTCCGGCATTTCCGACGACACCAAAATGATGCTCAGCCCTTCGGCTTTAAACTGATTAATTAACTGATAAATTTCTTTCTTTGCCCCGACATCGACGCCGCGCGTTGGCTCATCAAGAATCAACACATCAGGGCGCGTCATCAGGCCGCGCGCAATCGCCACTTTTTGCTGATTACCGCCGGACAGCAGGCCAATCGGCTGCTCCATTGAAGGGGTTTTGACGTTGAACAGGCGGATAAAATCGCCCACCGCCAACTGCTCATCGCTGTGACGCAGGTTGCCTGCGCCGGTGCTGAAATAGCGCAGCGCGGTTAGCGACATGTT carries:
- the rbsB gene encoding ribose ABC transporter substrate-binding protein RbsB produces the protein MKKLTALAVILGATLSAGAMAKDTIALVVSTLNNPFFVSLKDGAQKEADQLGYNLVVLDSQNNPAKELANVQDLTVRGTKLLLINPTDSDAVGNAVKMANQANIPVITLDRVAAQGTVVSHVASDNRFGGKMAGDFIAKKLGDGAKIIELQGIAGTSAARERGEGFKQAADAHKFNILASQPADFDRTKGLNVMQNLLQGHPDVQAVFAQNDEMALGALRALQTAGKTDVLVVGFDGTADGVKAVESGKLTATVAQMPDKIGVIGVQTADKVLKGEKVQAVNPVDLKLVTK
- the rbsC gene encoding ribose ABC transporter permease, with the translated sequence MSTQTLPASRRWFSKAWLLEQKSLIALIVLIAVVASQSPNFFTLANMFNILQQTSVNAIMAVGMTLVILTSGIDLSVGSLLALTGAVAASIVGLEVNALVAVAASLALGAAIGGITGVIVARGKVQAFIATLVMMLLLRGVTMVYTNGSPINTGFNDNADLFGWFGIGRPLGIPTPVWLMVAVFGLAWYMLHHTRLGRYIYALGGNEAATRLSGINVNRVKIIVYSLCGLLAALAGTIEVARLSSAQPTAGTGYELDAIAAVVLGGTSLAGGKGRIMGTLIGALILGFLNNGLNLMGVSSYYQMIVKAVVILLAVLVDNKSSK